From a single Miscanthus floridulus cultivar M001 chromosome 8, ASM1932011v1, whole genome shotgun sequence genomic region:
- the LOC136478527 gene encoding uncharacterized protein, translating into MLACMEPDMQLQFDNNHAAYDMIVELNDMFQTQARTERFNVSKAFAETKLAEGATVGPHVIKMVGYTQRLEKLGFPIGPELATNFILVSLPPSYGNFVANYHMHGAEKGLNELCGMLKTTEADIKKGAGSSHVMAVQNKPKFKKKGNSWKKKKGKAKDEISKPNPPAPKAEPPADAECFHCHGKGH; encoded by the coding sequence atgcttgcttgtatggaaccagatatgcagttgcagtttgacaataaccatgcagcATACGATATGATCGTGGAGCTCAATGATATGTTCCAGACTCAAGCCaggactgaaaggttcaatgtctcaaaggcttttgctgaaaccaagctagcagagggcgcaacagttgggccacatgtgatcaaaatggttggttacactcagaggttggagaagctgggcttcccaattggccctgAATTAGCTACTAATTTTATTCTCGTGTCTCTTCCGCCCAGCTATGGAAATTTCGTCGCaaactaccatatgcatggggcagagaagggcttgaatgaattatgtggcatgcttaaaacaacagaggctgatatcaagaaaggtgctggcagtagccatgtgatggcggtccaaaacaagcctaagtttaagaagaagggcaattcttggaagaagaaaaagggcaaggctaaagatgagatctctaagccaaacccacctgCGCCCAAGGCTGAACCACCTGCTGATgctgagtgctttcattgtcatgggaaaggtcaTTAG